Proteins from a single region of Desulfolutivibrio sulfoxidireducens:
- a CDS encoding esterase-like activity of phytase family protein yields MRKLLFPGLAALALTAQAALAADLPTVEKYGIDIPKTWNIPAPDAAKAAFPDGFPMGVGSGMSLAERLPDGSLVFWVVGDRGPNADSPKYLAKEGEKAKDSKIFPAPDFVPQYGKVKVSGGKAEVIELHTILDASGQPISGRPLEKGAVGSTGEVPLGMDMAVLSFDAEGLDPEGIDVDKKDGSLWLCDEYGPFLINLDAATGKIKKKYAPGQGLPAELAARQPNRGFEGLTVTPANKVVAAVQSILDNEGDVKASKAPFIRLVELDPATGAVRTLAYPHDVEAYKSSAAAKIGGMQALSDTKFVLVEQAKGKDGTMRNVLYVVDISGATDISGKVAPDGKPLESAADLAALSAMGVTPATKTRLVDLVDLGWTAEKAEGIALVDEATLAVSSDNDFGLALTVTDPAQGDDGKKIDDPGKYVLTSQGKMLYKDKEVPTKFGIKASGEPGFLWILRFDKPLTSY; encoded by the coding sequence ATGCGCAAACTGCTCTTCCCGGGCCTCGCGGCCCTGGCCCTCACGGCCCAGGCCGCCCTGGCCGCGGATCTTCCGACAGTGGAGAAATACGGGATCGATATTCCCAAAACCTGGAACATTCCGGCCCCGGACGCGGCCAAGGCCGCCTTTCCCGACGGGTTCCCCATGGGCGTGGGCTCCGGCATGTCCCTGGCCGAGCGGCTTCCCGACGGCTCCCTGGTCTTTTGGGTCGTGGGCGATCGCGGCCCCAACGCCGACTCGCCCAAATACCTGGCCAAGGAAGGGGAAAAGGCCAAGGACTCCAAGATTTTTCCCGCTCCGGACTTCGTTCCCCAGTACGGCAAGGTCAAGGTGAGCGGCGGCAAGGCCGAGGTCATCGAACTGCACACGATCCTCGACGCCTCGGGGCAGCCGATCTCCGGCCGGCCCCTGGAAAAGGGGGCGGTGGGTTCCACGGGCGAGGTTCCCCTGGGCATGGACATGGCGGTCCTGTCCTTCGATGCCGAGGGGCTCGACCCCGAAGGCATCGACGTGGACAAAAAGGACGGCTCGCTGTGGTTGTGCGACGAGTACGGGCCGTTTCTGATCAACCTGGATGCGGCCACGGGGAAGATCAAGAAGAAGTACGCCCCGGGCCAGGGCCTTCCGGCCGAACTGGCCGCCCGCCAGCCCAACCGGGGCTTCGAGGGCCTGACCGTGACCCCGGCCAACAAGGTGGTGGCCGCGGTGCAGTCCATCCTGGACAACGAAGGCGACGTCAAGGCCTCCAAGGCCCCGTTTATCCGTCTGGTGGAGCTCGACCCGGCCACGGGCGCGGTGCGCACCCTGGCCTATCCCCACGACGTGGAGGCCTACAAATCGAGCGCGGCGGCCAAGATCGGCGGCATGCAGGCCCTCTCGGACACGAAATTCGTCCTGGTGGAACAGGCCAAGGGCAAGGACGGCACAATGCGCAACGTCCTGTATGTGGTGGACATCTCCGGGGCCACGGACATAAGCGGCAAGGTGGCGCCTGACGGCAAGCCCCTGGAATCCGCCGCCGACCTGGCCGCCCTGTCGGCCATGGGCGTGACCCCGGCCACAAAGACCCGGCTCGTGGATCTGGTCGACCTGGGCTGGACCGCGGAAAAGGCCGAGGGCATCGCCCTGGTGGACGAGGCGACCCTGGCCGTGTCCTCGGACAACGATTTCGGCCTGGCCCTGACCGTGACCGATCCCGCCCAGGGCGACGACGGCAAAAAGATCGACGATCCGGGCAAGTACGTCCTGACCTCCCAGGGCAAGATGCTCTACAAGGACAAGGAAGTGCCCACGAAATTCGGCATCAAGGCCTCGGGCGAGCCGGGATTTTTGTGGATTTTGCGCTTCGACAAGCCCCTGACCTCGTACTGA